The DNA region TCAATCAGTTTTTCAAATAGTTCGTATTTTTGTTGGTCATAACGCGCCACGTTTACAGCCTGACCAAAAAACATCGGTTCGCGGGTGGCATCATTGGGTGTTTGACAGAAAATTGAATAAGCCATGTTTCATTCGTCCAAACAAAGGGGCCAAACTAGCCCCGGTTAACCTTAAATTTTGCAAGCGCCGCCGGCGCAACCGTCATCTTCTTTTTCAATGCTGAGTTCATCGAAACGATCTGACGCCCCATCACGGGTATTGTGATAGTACAGAGTTTTGACGCCAAGTTTATAGGCGGTCAGCAGATCTTTGAGCAAGGTCTGCATTGGCACTTTGCCACTGTCATATTTTGACGGGTCGTAGTTAGTGTTAGCCGAAATAGACTGATCGATGAACTTTTGCATGATGCCCACAAGTTGCAGGTAGCCATCATTACCTGGCATCTGCCATAACAACTCATACTTATGCTTGAGCTTTTCGTAATCCGGTACGACTTGCTTCAGTTGCCCGTCTTTGCTGGCCTTAACACTGATCAGACCTCGTGGAGGTTCAATGCCGTTAGTGGCATTGGAGATCTGCGATGAAGTCTCTGATGGCATCAAGGCGGACAGTGTCGAATTACGCAAACCATATTGCTTGATGTCAGCTCGCAATTGTTCCCAGTCGAGATGCAATGGCTCGCTGCAGATTTTATCGAGATCGTGCTTATAAGTATCAATAGGCAAAATGCCTTGAGCATAAGTGGTCTCGTTAAATAACGGGCAAGCGCCTTGTTCTTTGGCCAGCTCCATAGAGGCTTTCAGCAAATAGTACTGGAAAGCTTCAAAGGTACGATGGGTCAGGGCGTTGGCACTGCCATCAGAATATTTCACACCATGTTTGGCAAGATAGTTGGCAAAGTTGATAACACCAATACCTAGGGTGCGACGATTCATGGAGGCAGAACGAGCCGCAGCAATCGGATAGTCTTGATAGTCCAGCAGATTATCCAAGGCGCGCACCGCTAAGTCGGCTAACTTTTCCATCTCTTCAAGATTTTCGATAGCGCCAAGGTTTAATGCCGACAAAGTACACAAGGCAATTTCGCCATTTGCATCGTTCACATCGTTAAGCGGTTTTGTCGGGAGTGCAATTTCCAGACACAGATTGGACTGATGTACCGGCGCAACACTCGGGTCGAACGGGCTGTGAGTATTGCAATGATCCACGTTTTGGATATAGATACGGCCTGTTGATGCGCGCTCTTGCATCATCAATGAGAACAGTTCAACTGCCCGTAAGGAACGCTTGCGGATAGATTCATCCTGTTCATATTTGACATACAAGCGCTCAAATTCTTCCTGATCAGCGAAGAAGGCATCATACAGTCCGGGCACATCGGAAGGACTGAACAAGGTGATATTTTCGCCCTTGATCAAACGCTGGTACATCAGCTTATTGATCTGTACCCCGTAATCCAGATGGCGGATACGGTTGTCTTCAACACCGCGGTTGTTTTTCAGCACCAACAGCGATTCAACCTCAAGGTGCCACAGCGGGTAGAAAAGGGTGGCTGCACCACCACGGACGCCCCCTGTGAGCAAGACTTTACAGCTGTCTGGAAATGCTTGAAGAATGGAATACAGCCAGTGTGAAATGCTTCGCCACCACGGATAGGGCTACCAAGTGCACGAATACGGCCAGCGTTAATACCAATTCCCGCCCGCTGACTGACATATTTTACAATGGCAGACGATGTGGCATTGATAGAATCCAAGCTGTCACCGCATTCGATCAGCACGCAGGAACTGAACTGGCGAGTCGGTGTACGGACGCCTGACATGATGGGCGTTGGCAGCGAAATTTTAAAGGTGGAAACCGCATCATAGAAATCTTTGATGTATTGCAGGCGGTTGTGCCGCGGATAACCAGAGAACAAACAAGCGGCAACTAAGATATAAAGAAACTGGGCACTTTCGTAAACTTCATGAGTCACCCGGTTTTGTACCAGATATTTACCTTCCAACTGCTTTACGGCGGCATAAGAGAAGGTCATGTCGCGCCAGTGGTCGATATAGCTGTCCATCAGATCCAGCTCTTCGCGGCTGTAATCTTCCAGAATATGACGGTCGTATTTTCCCATCTCAACCAATTTAGCCACATGATCAGCAAGTTTTGGCGGCTCAAACTGACCGAAGGCTTTCTTACGCAGATGGAAGATTGCCAAACGTGCTGCCAAAAACTGATAATCTGGGGCATCTGGTGAAATCAGATCCGCAGCAGCTTTAATGATGGTTTCATGAATAATTTCGGTGGGGATACCATCGTAAAATTGCAAGTGAGCACGCAACTCGACTTCGGATACAGACACATTGGCCAAATCATCTGCGGCCCAAGTGATTACTCGGTGGATCTTTTCGAGGTCAATCGTTTCTCTTTTGCCACTGCGTTTGGTAACTGTCATATTGCTATTCATTAGAGATAGATCCTGGTTTTTATCATTAATGACGATGGCGAAACACCATCAAAACTTCCTTAGTACAACAATCAAATGCCGACGACTGGACACTGTATTTAGAGATTCTGAGCCGTCATTTACGTCGAATGTGAGTCTGCGACTAGTGGCTGAGATTGTTGCCTACACACAATATGTGGTGTTTTTGTGTTTACAGAGTAACAAGATAGTGAGGCTGGCGGCGTTTTGCAAGTGACGATTCAGGGCATATCTTGTGGATATCTTCGCATTCTTTCCCTGACAGATGCGACAAACGCCGTCAATATAGGGATTTACGCCTTTAGTACAAAATATGAGCGATCAGATTCGAGCGGTTCGATTGCTAAAATATGCAGCGATCGTTAACGATCTATCGCCATGTCAGTTGTCAGTAGTGCTGTTAACTGTGACGGCGTTGACAGCATAATATCGGCCTGCCACTGTGGTGGCGCATCGTCGTCATTGATATAACCCCACAGCGCTGCCGCTGACGGCATATTCGCAGCTTTGGCGGCGATAATGTCACGTTCGGCATCGCCCACGTACAAAATATCCTTGGGTGCGCTTCGCAGTTGCTGCGCTGCCAGTAACATAGGCGCGGGGTGTGGTTTGCGAAAAAGAGTCGTATCGGCACTGATGACAGATTGGAGCTTATCTAGCACCCCAAGTTTCAACAATAACGGTTTAGTGAAGATGGCGGGCTTATTGGTCACTACCCCGATGGCGATACCCCGTGTCTGCGCGAGAGCAAATAACGCTGCCAGCCCGTCAAACAGGGTCGATTGCTGGCCGTTAATGCGTTGATAATGCTGTAACATCAACAGCCTAAGCGACTCCTGTTGTTGAGCCTCGGCCTGTGGCACTGCGGCTTTGATCATTGCTAGCGAACCGTTAGAAGCCTGGGCGCGCAGCGCGTGATAGTCAGCCGCGCTGTCAAGACCCGTCTGCGCTAAAGCGGCATGCACCGCCGCGATCAGGTCCGGCGCGGTGTCCACCAAAGTACCATCAAGATCAAACAGTAACGCTGAAACCGGCGTAGATAACATGTGGCTAGTCCACTTTCTGGCAGGCGATCATGTAGTTCACTTCGACACTTGGGGTATAACTGAAAATGCCATTGAGCGGGTTATATTTGATCCCCAGTGCATCGCGGCAGATAAGGTCGGTGTGTTCTGCCATAGCGATCAGCTCAGAAGGGCGGAGAAATTTGCTGTGAACATGCGTGCCGACAGGCAGCATTTTTAGCAGATATTCAGCCCCCACAATTGTTTGCACCCAAGACATCAGATTGCGGTTGATGGTGGAGAAAAACACCCAGCCGCCTGTTTTTACCATGGTGCAGCAGGCGTTAATCACCGACTGTGGCTCCGGCACATGCTCCAGCATCTCCATACAGGTCACCACATCATAATAAGCCGGATGCTTCAGTGCATGTTCTTCTGCGGTCAGTTGCTGGTAATCCACTGTGATAGCTGACTCAAGCGCATGTAACTTAGCGATTTCCAGTGGCTCATGCCCCATATCAAGCCCGGTGACCTTGGCGCCTAGCTTTGCCATGCTTTCAGAAAGAATGCCGCCGCCGCAACCAACATCCAGTACCTGCTTCTGAAAAATACCGCCCGCTTTCAAGTCGATGTAGTTGAGCCGTAACGGGTTAAGTTCATGCAGAGGCTTAAATTCACCTTGAGGATCCCACCAGCCGGCCGCCATATTTTCAAATTTAGCGATCTCTTGTGGATCGACGTTGGCATTTTCTTGCATGGCAATACCTTAAAAACAAATAGAAAGACGCGCCATTATAACCACAGTTAAGCAGACAGTGGGTACGTTGATTTACACGCTTTTGCCGTTTCCCCATGACCGCGACAAGCAACTGTTTAAAAAATGCTCAACTTGTCGAAATCTATACAGATTTTGCTCTTTTTACACGGTATAGCGCGACGATAACGTAAATATGGCGTACTAACTGCTTTCAGGTCTTCCGAGCACCGATAACTGTGTTAGAATGACCCATTACGTTAGTAGGGCTCGACAATGACATGGAACAAAAAGTTGTCAGCTTTCATATAAGGGGATCGAGCAGTTTATGACTGATCAGGCTTCATCCATTTCGCCAATCAATATTGAAGACGAACTAAGAACTTCCTACCTCGACTACGCCATGAGCGTAATTGTTGGCCGGGCCTTGCCAGATGTTCGTGACGGTTTGAAACCAGTTCATCGCCGTGTACTGTTTGCGATGAACGAGCTGAAAAACGACTGGAACAAACCTTATAAAAAGTCCGCCCGTGTCGTTGGTGACGTTATCGGTAAGTATCACCCTCATGGCGATAGTGCGGTATACGATACCATAGTGCGTATGGCGCAACCATTTTCATTGCGTTATACCTTGGTTGACGGGCAGGGGAACTTCGGTTCCGTGGACGGCGATGCCGCAGCCGCTATGCGTTATACCGAAATTCGCATGCAGCGCTTGGCCCATCACCTGCTGGCCGACCTCGATAAAGAAACCGTGGATTTTGTACCTAACTATGATGGTACTGAACAGATCCCCGAAGTGTTACCGACCCGGATCCCTAACCTGCTGGTCAACGGTTCTTCCGGTATTGCGGTGGGGATGGCGACCAACATTCCACCACACAATCTGACGGAAGTGGTCAATGGTTGTTTGGCGTTGATTGAAAACCCAGACCTTTCCATTGATGAGCTGATCAACTGCATTCCTGGGCCTGACTTCCCGACTGCTGCAATTATCAATGGCCGCAAAGGTATTGAGGAAGCTTATCGTACCGGTCGTGGCAAAGTGATCATGCGTGCCCGCGCTGACTTTGAAACCGAAGATAACGGTCGTGAACGCATCGTAGTGACCGAAATCCCTTATCAGGTGAATAAAGCTCGCCTGATTGAAAAGATTGCTGAGTTGGTTAAAGACAAAAAAATCGAAGGGATCAGCGGCTTACGTGATGAGTCCGATAAGGACGGCATGCGGATTGTTATCGAAATCAAACGCGGTGAAGTCGGGGAAGTGGTACTGAATAATCTGTACGCACAGACCCAGATGCAGTGTTCTTTCGGTATCAATATGGTGGCGTTGGCAAATGGCCAACCAAAGCTGTTCAACATCAAGGAGATGCTAGAAGCCTTTATCCTGCATCGCCGCGAAGTGGTTACCCGCCGTACCGTATTTGAATTGCGTAAAGCCCGCGAACGGGCGCACATCCTGGAAGCATTAGCCGTTGCCTTGGCTAATATCGATCCGATTATTGAGCTGATCAAGAATTCTCCAAGCCCGAGCGAAGCTAAACAACGTCTGACGGAACAGGGCTGGGCCTTGGGCAATGTGCAGGCCATGCTGGAAAAAGCCGGTGATGATGCCGCACGGCCGGAATGGTTGGAGCCGCAGTTTGGTATCCATGAGGGGCTATATTTCCTGACCGAGACACAAGCTCAGGCAATTTTGGATCTGCGTTTGCAGAAACTGACCGGCTTGGAACACGAAAAAATCCTGCAGGAATATGAAGAACTGCTGGAAACCATCGCTGGTTTATTACATATCCTGCACAGCTCAGTGCGTTTGATGGAAGTGATCAAGGAAGAGCTGCAAGAAGTGTTGACCCAATTCGGCGATGCTCGCCGTACCGAAATCAATGAGTCCGCCGCAGATCTCAGCCTGGAAGATTTGATCAACGAAGAAGATGTCGTGGTGACCTTGTCACATCTAGGTTATGCCAAGTATCAACCGCTAACCGACTATCAGGCGCAGCGCCGTGGCGGTAAAGGTAAAGCGGCAACCAAGGTAAAAGATGAAGACTTCGTTGAGCAGTTGCTGATTGCCAATACTCACGACACCATTTTGTGCTTCTCAGACTTTGGCAAACTGTATTGGTTAAAAGTATATCAGTTGCCATTGGCGAGCCGTCAGTCGCGTGGTCGTCCAATTGTGAATCTGTTACCGCTAGAAGGTGAAGAGCGCATCACCGCTATTTTGCCGGTAAGAGAATACGAAGAAGGCAAGTATATCATCATGGCAACCTCCAATGGTACCGTGAAGAAAACCGCCCTGACTGAATACAGCCGTCCACGGAGTAATGGCATTATTGCGGTGAACCTGAAAGACGGTGACCAGTTGATAGGCGTGGATATCACCGATGGTAGCAGTGAAATCATGTTGTTCTCGGATGCGGGTAAGGTGGTACGCTTTAAAGAAGCGGAAGAGTCACCGATAACCGATGAAGATGGCAATCCGGTGTTGGATGAAAACGGCGAAGTACAGATCACCTTTAAAGGTGTGCGCCCAATGGGTCGTACCGCTACCGGTGTTCGTGGTATCGCCTTGGAAGACGGTCAGAAAGTTGTTTCACTGATCGTGCCTCGTGGTGATGATGCGATTCTGACCGTTACCGCGAACGGCTTTGGTAAACGCACCGCATTGGATGAATACCCCGCCAAGAGCCGCGCCACCAAAGGCGTGGTTTCTATCAAAGTCAGCGATCGTAACGGCGCAGTGGTAGGCGCGGTACAGGCTGCTGAAAATGATGAAATCATGCTGATCAGTGATAAAGGTACATTGGTGAGAACCCCGGTTTCCGGCGTTTCATTAATTGGCCGTAACACTCAGGGGGTCACCATCATCCGCACGGCTGACGACGAAACTGTGGTCGGACTGCAACGCATTGACGAAATCCAGGCAGAGGACGATGATATCCTAGACGATGCCGAGGTTGATATGCTGACCGATGCCCCGGATAATGAAGGCGATATTGCCGCCGATGAAGACACCGCAGAGTAAACTGCGAAAGTAGAAAACGGGCGTCCTAAGTGGCGCTCGTTTTGTCTCTACCCATTTTATGGTTCAAGGAGAATATGAGTGAGTACCGTTTATAATTTTTGTGCCGGCCCGGCAATGTTGCCACCACCGGTAATGGCTAAAGCTCAAGCTGAGTTGCTGAATTGGCAGGGACAAGGTGTATCGGTGATGGAAGTCAGCCATCGCGGTGCGCCTTTTATCGCGCTAGCCAAACAGTCAGAGGCCGATTTACGGGAACTCATGAATATCCCTGATAACTACCATGTGTTGTTTATGCATGGCGGTGGTCGTGGTCAGTTTGCTGCCGTTGTGAATAATTTTCTTGGCAACAATGGTAAAGCCCTTTATTTAATCAGTGGCCAGTGGTCAAAATCGGCGGCGGATGAAGCGGTGCGGCTGGTCGGTGAAGAACAGGTAGATACTATAAATATAGTATCTAATATCAATGGGTTAAAACAGGTGGCCTTGCCAGCATTAACTGGCCCCGCCACGCAATATCGTTACGTTCATTACTGTCCGAACGAAACGGTTGATGGCATCGAAATATTTGAAGAGATTAATGCACCTTGGCCCGTTATTGCCGATATGTCCTCCACCATCATGTCTCGCCAAGTGGACATCAGTAAGTTCGGCATGATCTACGCTGGCGCACAAAAAATATTGGCCCTTCAGGGCTGAGCATAGTGATCGTGAGGAAGGATCTGCTGCAACTGCCCGCGGTCAATCCATCCTCTATAATGGATTACCGCATTGCCGCAGCACATGATTCCATGTTCAACACACCACCTACATTTGCCTGGTATTTAGCGGCAGAAGTCTTTAAGTGGCTGAAACAGCTTGGTGGGGTGGCTGCCATTGAAGCGCAAAATAAGCAGAAAGCGGAATTACTGTACCAATGTATCGATCAACTGGACTTTTACCGAAACGGGGTGGCACCACAAAACCGTTCACGTATGAATGTGACTTTTCAGTTGGCTGATGAAGACCTCAATAAAGCGTTCCTCGCGGAAGCAGAAACTCACGGACTGGTTGCTCTGAAAGGTCACCGCATTGTTGGCGGCATGAGAGCGAGCATTTATAATGCGATGCCATTGGCTGGAGTGCAGACCTTGGTCGATTTTATGCGGGCTTTTGCTGAAAAACACCAAGCCTGATAACGTTACCGGCATAAGAAAGCGACTGCATGCAGTCGCTTTTTTGTTAGCAATATTTAAAGAATGGCGGCTATCGATTGCGCCAGATAATCCACGTTTTCTTCGGTGATCCCGGCAACACTGATACGGCTTGAGCCGACCATATAAATGCCGTAATCACGTTTTAATTGTTCGACTTGTTCTGCGGTGATCCCTAAAAACGAGAACATCCCTTTCTGGCGAGCAATAAAACTAAAATCACGAGTGACACCCGCCGCTTTAATTTTATCAACCAGCATGGCTCGATTCCCGTTGATACGGTTACGCATAATAGCCAGTTCTTCCAGCCATTGCTGGGTCAGTTCTTCAGAACCTAAAATGGTTTCTACCAAAGCCGCACCATGCGCTGGCGGCATGGAATAGTTGGCTCGGATCACATGCAACATTACTGACAGTGCGATATCCGCTTTGGGAGAATCTTGGGTGATTACCGCACAGGCACCAATACGTTCACGATAAAGTCCAAAGTTTTTGGAGCAGGAAGCACACAGCAGCATTGCATCAACGGCAGCAGCCATTTTGCGCACTCCATAAGCATCCCGTTCTAAACCATCCCCAAACCCTTGGTAAGCCATATCAATTAACGGCGTAAATCCACGTTCTACGGCAACGGCAACGACTTGATCCCATTGTGCTTCACTGAGATCCTGGCCGGTTGGATTGTGGCAACAAGCGTGCAGTAACACCACGTCATTACTGCCTAATTGTCGCAGCGCAGCTAGCATCTCTTCAAACTTTAGCTGGTTGTTTTGCTGATCATAGTAAGGGTAACTTGCCACTTTGAGCCCAGCACCTTTAAACAGGCTGATGTGATTGGCCCACGTAGGATCGCTCACCCACATGGTGGCATCTGGATTGCAACGCTTGATGAAATCGGCGGCCACTTTTAATGAACCTGTGCCACCAGGCGTTGATACGCTACGCACCCGGTTCTGTTCGAGAATGCTATGTTCGGCACCAAAGGCTAAACGACAGAAGAGTTGGTTAAACTTTTCGCTGCCTGCCGGACCGATATAGACTTTGGTGGTTTCCGTTGCGGTGCGTAGGCGTTCTGCGGTTTTCACACATGCAAGGATAGGGGTGTTGCCTTGTGGATCTTTATAGACACCAACACCTAAATCGACTTTTAACGGACGAGTATCATCACGGAATTGACTCAATAGTCCCAGGATCGGGTCTGCGGGCATCGCTTGTAAATGGTTAAACATCGGCATTTCTATTGTGGTAATGGTTAGTCGGGCTAGCATAGCGGCATTTACCACAGAAGTTAATTATCTGTGGCCCTCTTGCCGTTTTAAATCATAAACAACGTGGGTATTTTTTGAGAACGATACAAAATCGCTATTTTTATGGCATTTTGTTGTTATTTTGTGCAGCGTTTAGGGGAGATGCGGCAATCTGATGGAAAACGGTTGAACTGCCGCAGTCAATCAGTCACTTTATAGCAGCAGTTTTGTGTCGTTGGTCGAGACTTGGCCAAGCACAATAGACACACTTTGGGGTTGAGTCGCCGAGAGCCGTATTCTTGGCGTTTGCATAATATTTCCGCGCAGAATAAAAGCTGCGATAAATCAAGATAGTTGACTATGAAAGAACTACGCCTAGCGCATGTCGCTCATTTTAACGGTGAAGTGAATATCCCTGGTTCCAAAAGCATTTCGAATCGGGCGTTATTGCTTGCAGCCTTGGCTAACGGGCCAACTGAGCTGACTAACCTGCTGGATTCCGATGATATTCGCCATATGTTGGCCGCCTTGTCTAAACTCGGTATCCAATATGAATTATCGGCCGATAAAAGCCGTTGCTTGGTCAACGGTAATGCTGGGCCGTTTGCTGTTGCCGCACCATTAACGCTCTTTCTTGGCAATGCCGGAACCGCTATGCGCCCACTGTGTGCAGCACTTACACTGGGACGTGGTGTTTTTGAACTGACTGGCGAACCCCGGATGGAAGAGCGGCCAATTGGTGATTTGGTCAATGCCCTACGGCAACTTGGTGCCAATATCAAATATCTAAAAAACTCACATTACCCACCACTGCAGATTGCGGGCACAGGCTTGACCGGTGGTACCGTAACGATTGCGGGCACCTTATCGAGCCAATTCCTTACCGCGTTGCTAATGGTGGCACCTCTGGCACAATCGGCCGTCACCATTGAAGTTCAAGGCGATTTAGTATCAAAGCCTTACATTGATATTACCTTAGCGTTGATGCAAAAATTTGGCGTTGAAGTACAGAATCATGGCTATCAGCGTTTTGACATCGCCGCCGGGCAACAATATACCGCGCCAGGCAGATTGTTAGTGGAAGGCGATGCTTCCTCCGCCTCCTATTTCTTGGCCGCCGGGGCGATTGCCGGTGGCGAAGTGAAGGTTACTGGTGTCGGACGTCAAAGCATTCAAGGCGATATAAAATTTGCAGATGCCTTGGCGGCAATGGGCGCTCAAATAGAGTGGGGTGATGATTTTATTATTTCCAAAGGTAGCCAGCTACAGGGGATTGATATGGATATGAATCATATTCCCGATGCGGCTATGACGATTGCCACGGCGGCGATATTTGCTACTGGTGAAACGCGGCTGAGTAACATTTATAACTGGCGCATTAAAGAAACAGATCGGTTGGCAGCCATGGCAACAGAATTGCGTAAAGTGGGTGCCGAGGTGGAAGAGGGTGAGGACTTTATTCGTATCATCCCGCCGAAAACAGTGCAGCATGCCACGATTGATACCTATAACGATCATCGGATGGCGATGTGTTTTTCACTGCTGGCGTTTGCCGATTGTGGCGTGACAATCCGCGATCCAGACTGCACTTCAAAAACCTTTCCCGACTATTTCCGCCAGTTTGCGGCTTTGTCACGTTAGCGTAACAGTCATACTGGGTTTGTTTGCTAAATTTCGCCGTTGCAGCGGGCCGTATTCATGTATAATACGGCCCGCTTAATTCCTGGACACTACAATTATTAAGATTGGTGCGTGTTTGGGAACGACACTATATTGCGGAGGATTCTATGTCTGAACGGGCGCCTGTCGTCACTATTGATGGCCCCAGCGGAGCGGGAAAAGGAACCATTAGCCAGATGTTGGCTACCCGGTTAGGATGGAAGCTGCTTGATAGCGGCGCTATCTATCGTGTGCTGGCACTGGCAGCAATTCACCACAATGTGGGGCTAGATAACGAAGAAGCCATTACCTTGCTCGCTACTCACCTCGATGTGCAGTTTCTGGCTGATGCCGACAAGGAAACTACCAAAATAGTGCTTGAAGGTGAAGATGTTACCACCAGTATTCGCTCCCAGGAATGTTCTGACGCGGCCTCGCGGGTTGCCGCTTTCCCGCGGGTACGCGAAGCATTGCTGCGACGTCAGCGTGCGTTTAATGTCGCCCCTGGACTGATTGCTGATGGCCGGGATATGGGCACCGTGGTTTTTCCTAACGCCCCCGCTAAATTGTTTTTAACCGCAACGGCGGAAGAACGCGCCGAACGGCGCTATAATCAGTTGCTAGACAAGGGCTTTGATGTTAACATCGAACGCCTTTTAACCGAGATTAAAGAGCGTGATTTCAGAGACATGAATCGCGCTGTTGCACCGTTAGTACCAGCAGATGATGCGCTGGTGATTGACACAACGGGTCTCGGTATCGAAGCGGTGTTTCAGTTAGCACTGAAACACATTGAACAGAAATTATCCGCTGCGGGTATTTAATACACGTGGTTTGAGTATCTCCCGCAAGGATGCAGGGGATTAGTGAACTGACCCCATGCTCAGGATGTAGTATGGCTTTAATTTTAAAGTAATTAACATGACTGAATCTTTTGCTGATCTGTTTGAACAATCCCTTCAACAACTGGAATTTCGTCCAGGTTCTATCGTCCGCGGTACTGTAGTTGCCATTGAAAATGGCATGGTGCTGGTTGATGCAGGCCTGAAATCAGAAAGCCCAATTCCTGCCGAGCAGTTCAAGAACGCCCAAGGCGAACTGGAAATTGCTGTAGGTGACCAAGTTGACGTAGCGCTGGACAGCGTAGAAGACGGCTTTGGTGAAACCCAACTGTCTCGTGAAAAAGCTAAGCGCCATGAAGCCTGGATCGTTCTGGAAAAAGCCTACGAAGAAAATGCCACCGTTATCGGCATTATCAACGGTAAGGTTAAAGGCGGTTTCACTGTTGAATTGAATGGTATCCGTGCATTCCTGCCAGGTTCACTGGTTGATGTTCGTCCAGTACGCGACACTGCGCACCTGGAAAACAAAGAATTGGAATTCAAGGTTATCAAACTGGATCAGAAACGTAACAACGTAGTGGTTTCTCGCCGCGCCGTTATCGAATCTGAAAGCAGCGCCGAACGTGACGCCCTGTTGGAAAACCTGCAGGAAGGTCAAGCGGTTAAAGGTATCGTTAAAAACCTTACAGACTACGGTGCATTTGTGGATCTGGGTGGTGTTGACGGTCTGCTGCACATCACTGACATGGCATGGAAACGCGTTAAGCATCCATCTGAAATCGTCAATGTTGGTGACGAAATCACTGTTAAAGTGCTGAAATATGACCGTGAACGCACTCGTGTTTCACTGGGTCTGAAACAACTGGGTGAAGACCCATGGTTGGAAATCAGCAAACGTTATCCAGAAAACACCAAGCTGACTGGTCGTGTGACTAACCTGACCGATTATGGCTGCTTCGTTGAAATCGAAGAAGGTGTTGAAGGTCTGGTACACGTATCTGAAATGGATTGGACCAACAAGAACATCCACCCATCCAAGGTTGTTAGCCTGGGTGATGAAGTGGAAGTTCTGGTACTGGATATCGACGAAGAACGTCGTCGTATCTCTCTGGGTCTGAAACAGTGTAAGACTAACCCATGGGAAGACTTCTCCAACCGTTACGCCAAGGGCGACAAAGTTACTGGTAAGATCAAATCTATCACTGACTTCGGTATCTTCATTGGTCTGGACGGTGGCATCGAT from Shewanella dokdonensis includes:
- a CDS encoding HAD family hydrolase; translation: MLSTPVSALLFDLDGTLVDTAPDLIAAVHAALAQTGLDSAADYHALRAQASNGSLAMIKAAVPQAEAQQQESLRLLMLQHYQRINGQQSTLFDGLAALFALAQTRGIAIGVVTNKPAIFTKPLLLKLGVLDKLQSVISADTTLFRKPHPAPMLLAAQQLRSAPKDILYVGDAERDIIAAKAANMPSAAALWGYINDDDAPPQWQADIMLSTPSQLTALLTTDMAIDR
- the ubiG gene encoding bifunctional 2-polyprenyl-6-hydroxyphenol methylase/3-demethylubiquinol 3-O-methyltransferase UbiG, translating into MQENANVDPQEIAKFENMAAGWWDPQGEFKPLHELNPLRLNYIDLKAGGIFQKQVLDVGCGGGILSESMAKLGAKVTGLDMGHEPLEIAKLHALESAITVDYQQLTAEEHALKHPAYYDVVTCMEMLEHVPEPQSVINACCTMVKTGGWVFFSTINRNLMSWVQTIVGAEYLLKMLPVGTHVHSKFLRPSELIAMAEHTDLICRDALGIKYNPLNGIFSYTPSVEVNYMIACQKVD
- the gyrA gene encoding DNA topoisomerase (ATP-hydrolyzing) subunit A; protein product: MTDQASSISPINIEDELRTSYLDYAMSVIVGRALPDVRDGLKPVHRRVLFAMNELKNDWNKPYKKSARVVGDVIGKYHPHGDSAVYDTIVRMAQPFSLRYTLVDGQGNFGSVDGDAAAAMRYTEIRMQRLAHHLLADLDKETVDFVPNYDGTEQIPEVLPTRIPNLLVNGSSGIAVGMATNIPPHNLTEVVNGCLALIENPDLSIDELINCIPGPDFPTAAIINGRKGIEEAYRTGRGKVIMRARADFETEDNGRERIVVTEIPYQVNKARLIEKIAELVKDKKIEGISGLRDESDKDGMRIVIEIKRGEVGEVVLNNLYAQTQMQCSFGINMVALANGQPKLFNIKEMLEAFILHRREVVTRRTVFELRKARERAHILEALAVALANIDPIIELIKNSPSPSEAKQRLTEQGWALGNVQAMLEKAGDDAARPEWLEPQFGIHEGLYFLTETQAQAILDLRLQKLTGLEHEKILQEYEELLETIAGLLHILHSSVRLMEVIKEELQEVLTQFGDARRTEINESAADLSLEDLINEEDVVVTLSHLGYAKYQPLTDYQAQRRGGKGKAATKVKDEDFVEQLLIANTHDTILCFSDFGKLYWLKVYQLPLASRQSRGRPIVNLLPLEGEERITAILPVREYEEGKYIIMATSNGTVKKTALTEYSRPRSNGIIAVNLKDGDQLIGVDITDGSSEIMLFSDAGKVVRFKEAEESPITDEDGNPVLDENGEVQITFKGVRPMGRTATGVRGIALEDGQKVVSLIVPRGDDAILTVTANGFGKRTALDEYPAKSRATKGVVSIKVSDRNGAVVGAVQAAENDEIMLISDKGTLVRTPVSGVSLIGRNTQGVTIIRTADDETVVGLQRIDEIQAEDDDILDDAEVDMLTDAPDNEGDIAADEDTAE
- a CDS encoding amino acid aminotransferase, producing the protein MFNHLQAMPADPILGLLSQFRDDTRPLKVDLGVGVYKDPQGNTPILACVKTAERLRTATETTKVYIGPAGSEKFNQLFCRLAFGAEHSILEQNRVRSVSTPGGTGSLKVAADFIKRCNPDATMWVSDPTWANHISLFKGAGLKVASYPYYDQQNNQLKFEEMLAALRQLGSNDVVLLHACCHNPTGQDLSEAQWDQVVAVAVERGFTPLIDMAYQGFGDGLERDAYGVRKMAAAVDAMLLCASCSKNFGLYRERIGACAVITQDSPKADIALSVMLHVIRANYSMPPAHGAALVETILGSEELTQQWLEELAIMRNRINGNRAMLVDKIKAAGVTRDFSFIARQKGMFSFLGITAEQVEQLKRDYGIYMVGSSRISVAGITEENVDYLAQSIAAIL
- the aroA gene encoding 3-phosphoshikimate 1-carboxyvinyltransferase; the protein is MKELRLAHVAHFNGEVNIPGSKSISNRALLLAALANGPTELTNLLDSDDIRHMLAALSKLGIQYELSADKSRCLVNGNAGPFAVAAPLTLFLGNAGTAMRPLCAALTLGRGVFELTGEPRMEERPIGDLVNALRQLGANIKYLKNSHYPPLQIAGTGLTGGTVTIAGTLSSQFLTALLMVAPLAQSAVTIEVQGDLVSKPYIDITLALMQKFGVEVQNHGYQRFDIAAGQQYTAPGRLLVEGDASSASYFLAAGAIAGGEVKVTGVGRQSIQGDIKFADALAAMGAQIEWGDDFIISKGSQLQGIDMDMNHIPDAAMTIATAAIFATGETRLSNIYNWRIKETDRLAAMATELRKVGAEVEEGEDFIRIIPPKTVQHATIDTYNDHRMAMCFSLLAFADCGVTIRDPDCTSKTFPDYFRQFAALSR